In the genome of Piliocolobus tephrosceles isolate RC106 chromosome 20, ASM277652v3, whole genome shotgun sequence, one region contains:
- the SPINT4 gene encoding kunitz-type protease inhibitor 4 codes for MKSAKLGFLLRFFIFCSLNNLLLGGVNKIAEKICGDLKDPCKLDMNVGSCYEVHFRYFYNRTSKRCEAFVFSGCDGNLNNFKLKLECDVTCVTKYKPPEGI; via the exons ATGAAGTCTGCCAAGCTGGGATTTCTTCTAAGGTTCTTCATCTTCTGCTCATTGAATAACCTATTATTGGGTGGTGTTAATAAAATTGCTGAGAAGATATGTGGAGACCTCAAAG ATCCCTGCAAATTGGACATGAATGTTGGAAGCTGCTATGAAGTTCACTTTAGATATTTCTACAACAGAACCTCCAAAAGATGTGAAGCTTTTGTCTTCTCTGGCTGTGATGGCAACCTTAACAACTTCAAGCTTAAATTAGAATGTGATGTAACCTGTGTTACAAAATACAAACCACCGGAAGGAATCTAA